The Ascaphus truei isolate aAscTru1 chromosome 11, aAscTru1.hap1, whole genome shotgun sequence genome includes a window with the following:
- the LOC142462899 gene encoding taste receptor type 2 member 39-like, producing the protein MPSPLALIFIAIHSMEYLVGIVTSGFILMAIFLNKRKQGVLSPYNQVLLLTVFSNIFYQSIALLSFYCFNKTCLHVISELGYTAFLVFKAFIMYMNFWLIAWLCFFFYVKIASLKHVFLFRINLRLPQILPKLLLASALGCLLISFPIILITATKPSINATGNATMDYIGHHWITWCTSIFGCFLPLTLVAFSTSYTLISLFKLARRMGKTMGDPSKRSLQAHWGAARTMIFLLLLFVLFFLFVSLFATNNVPTKQHWPSLFFAFQLSHAPIQSFILITGNTKMRRAIGRVFCPTSASKVDRPN; encoded by the coding sequence ATGCCTTCTCCACTTGCTCTCATATTCATAGCTATTCACAGCATGGAATATCTCGTTGGAATTGTTACCAGTGGTTTTATCCTGATGGCAATTTTCCTTAACAAGAGAAAACAGGGGGTCCTGAGTCCGTATAATCAAGTCCTCCTCCTCACTGTGTTCTCCAACATCTTCTACCAAAGCATCGCCTTGTTGTCCTTTTATTGCTTTAACAAAACTTGTCTCCATGTAATCTCGGAGCTGGGGTACACAGCATTCCTTGTTTTTAAGGCCTTCATTATGTACATGAACTTTTGGCTCATTGCATGGCTCTGCTTTTTCTTTTATGTGAAGATTGCTTCTTTAAAACATGTTTTCCTCTTTAGGATAAATTTACGGCTTCCCCAGATATTGCCCAAACTCCTGCTGGCATCGGCACTGGGGTGTCTGCTAATAAGTTTTCCAATAATACTCATTACAGCTACGAAGCCATCCATTAATGCAACTGGGAATGCCACCATGGACTATATCGGACACCATTGGATAACTTGGTGCACTAGTATCTTTggatgtttcctgcctttgacgcTTGTTGCCTTCTCTACCTCATATACCCTGATCTCCTTGTTCAAGCTCGCTCGCCGTATGGGGAAGACCATGGGAGACCCCAGCAAGCGAAGTCTTCAGGCACATTGGGGTGCAGCAAGAACCATGATATTTCTTCTCCTcctttttgtcctttttttcctgTTTGTGTCGTTGTTCGCCACAAACAATGTGCCCACTAAACAGCATTGGCCTTCTCTCTTCTTCGCCTTCCAGCTTTCTCATGCCCCGATTCAGTCCTTTATCCTGATCACAGGAAACACCAAGATGAGGAGAGCCATTGGAAGAGTCTTCTGCCCGACAAGTGCTAGTAAAGTAGACAGACCCAACTGA
- the LOC142462901 gene encoding taste receptor type 2 member 7-like — MPPMHMCIILFFIAVGSLLGILSNLFIVLVNLLNWFKGRKFNRCDLILTSLGISNICFQCSTTVDKIIFIAFRDLYFTKNIYLFYCPGMVLFISCRSWFTTWLCVYYCIKIVNLNTHLFIWLKQHISSIVPWVLLGSAVGSVGIALPAIWNIYIVLPGNTTANYSVDDIEKSWSLPYAGTTGFLVVICPFLLVVLSIALILVSLCRHVVNMNENASGFSKPNLKAHIGAANTIMSLLLSYLVFNIVETLLITNVFPVDSPGYVLCWALIMGFTISQSLILIPGNPKL, encoded by the coding sequence ATGCCTCCCATGCACATGTGCATCATCTTATTTTTCATAGCAGTTGGGTCTCTTCTAGGCATCCTTTCCAATCTCTTCATCGTGCTGGTGAATCTATTGAACTGGTTCAAGGGTAGAAAGTTCAACCGTTGTGACCTGATACTAACGTCTCTTGGAATCTCTAACATCTGCTTCCAGTGCTCCACCACAGTGGATAAGATTATCTTCATTGCGTTCCGGGATCTGTATTTCACTAAGAATATCTATCTTTTCTATTGCCCAGGTATGGTCCTCTTTATATCCTGCAGATCCTGGTTTACCACTTGGCTCTGTGTTTACTACTGTATAAAAATAGTAAACCTCAACACTCATCTCTTTATCTGGTTGAAACAACATATTTCCAGTATAGTGCCATGGGTTCTGCTAGGGTCAGCGGTGGGATCCGTGGGTATCGCTTTGCCTGCTATCTGGAATATCTACATAGTtcttcctgggaacacaacagcAAACTACAGTGTGGACGACATTGAGAAAAGCTGGAGTCTTCCCTATGCAGGCACTACTGGTTTTCTGGTTGTCATTTGTCCCTTTCTTCTTGTGGTCCTCTCCATTGCCCTGATCCTTGTCTCACTCTGCCGACATGTGGTCAACATGAACGAGAATGCTTCAGGTTTTAGCAAGCCTAATCTAAAAGCTCATATAGGGGCAGCCAATACAATAATGTCCCTGCTCCTTTCTTACCTGGTATTCAACATAGTAGAGACGCTTCTCATAACAAATGTGTTCCCAGTTGACAGCCCTGGGTATGTTTTATGTTGGGCTTTGATAATGGGGTTCACCATCTCACAGTCCCTGATCCTCATTCCAGGGAACCCCAAACTGTAG
- the LOC142462902 gene encoding taste receptor type 2 member 7-like, with protein sequence MAVSYRNWRIDISLNQCDLILLSMGLSNLALLCILNAELFLYLVPSHLRFYREINSALIFLEMFIIYLNIWLTAWLCVYYCIKISNFMHRLFFRVKLWVSSVLQKLLLMSAVGSFIICVPSLWICHQIDPQENSTYSLTANCSAVSETSAFYISNIVILAVLGCCLPFLLSFIAIGLTLTSLWGHVWRMKKKTSDFSIPRLQVHSRAARTMILLVVLSMAVCMTQLCLLLFPYDLNNILITICWYFSLCYPAAQAFLLILGNTKLRRVCQGLLHCINPLRAP encoded by the coding sequence ATGGCTGTGAGCTACAGAAACTGGAGAATAGATATCAGCCTGAATCAGTGTGATCTCATCCTACTTAGTATGGGACTGTCTAATTTAGCCCTGCTTTGTATACTGAATGCAGAGTTGTTCCTTTACCTGGTCCCATCTCACCTCCGGTTCTACAGAGAGATCAACTCAGCTCTGATTTTTCTTGAGATGTTCATAATTTACTTAAACATCTGGCTCACTGCCTGGCTCTGTGTCTACTACTGCATCAAAATTTCAAACTTCATGCATCGTCTCTTCTTCCGAGTGAAGCTTTGGGTTTCTTCTGTGTTGCAGAAGCTGCTGCTGATGTCAGCCGTGGGATCCTTTATTATATGTGTCCCATCACTGTGGATTTGCCATCAAATAGATCCCCAGGAAAACAGCACTTACAGTCTCACAGCCAACTGCAGTGCGGTCAGTGAAACATCTGCTTTTTATATCTCTAACATAGTCATTCTGGCCGTGCTAGGATGCTGTTTGCCCTTCCTGCTGTCATTCATTGCTATTGGGCTCACACTGACTTCTCTCTGGGGACATGTCTGGAGGATGAAGAAGAAGACATCAGACTTCAGCATTCCCCGGTTACAGGTTCATTCCAGAGCAGCCAGGACCATGATACTGCTTGTTGTCCTCTCCATGGCTGTCTGCATGACACAGCTCTGCCTCCTCCTCTTTCCCTATGATCTGAATAACATTTTGATAACAATTTGTTGGTACTTTAGCCTGTGCTACCCCGCAGCACAAGCCTTCCTCCTAATCCTGGGGAACACCAAGTTAAGGAGAGTGTGTCAGGGGCTCCTACACTGCATTAACCCTTTGAGAGCCCCATGA